CGCGTGGGGTCGGGATCAGGCGGGGCGGCGCCGGAGGGCGAGGAGCGCTGCCAGGGCGAGGAGCCCGAGCATCACGCCGATTCCGATCGGGGAGAGGGTCGGAATCTCGAGCACGCCCGAGATCTGGATGACGGTCGGGTCGCTCGTGCCGCCGGCCGCCGGATCGTCGGTCGAGGCGGTCGTCTCGTTGGTGCCGTTGCCGTCGGCGTCGTAGCTGACGGTTCCCTGGTTGCTGATCGAGGTCCCTGCGGCCTCGGACGAGATCGTCGCGTCGATGGTCACCGTCACCGAGCCGCCGCCCGGGATCGAGCCGTTCCAGGTGACGGTGTTCGTGCCGATCGTCGCGACCGCCGTGCCCGAGGTGGCCGACGCGGAGACGAGCACGAGCGACGCCGGCAGGATGTCGGTGAGCTCGTCGCCCGGGTTGTCGAGCTGGGCCGTGGCCGAGGTGTTGGTCAGGGTGATGGTGTACGTGATGGCGCCGCCCGGGACGAAGCTCCCGCTGACGGTCTTGGTGCGCCCGCTGATGCCGGCCGGCGAGGTGACGAAGAAGCTCGTCGGGTCGCTGGCGCCGCCGACTGCCGGGTCGTCGGTGAGGGCGGCGGCCTCGTTGACGCCGTTGCCGTCCGCGTCGAAGGCGAGGCTGCCCTGGTTGGTGATCGTCGCCAGCGCCGCGCCGGCACCGATCGTCGCCTGGATGGTGACGGTCACCGAGCCGTTGGCCGGCACGACGCCGTTCCAGGTCACCGTGTTCGTGCCGAGGTTCGCCAGGGCCGTGCCCGAGCTGGCCGAAGCCGAGACCAGGGCGAGCTGCGGCGGCAGCACGTCGGTGAGCTCGTCGCCCGGGTTGTTCTGCTGGTCGTAGCTCGAGCTGTTGCTGAGCACCACCGTGTAGGTCACGGCGCCGCCCGGAACGAACGAGCCGGTCACCGCCTTGGTGGCGCTGAGGGTCGCCGGCGAGAGCACCGTGGTCGTGGCGCTCGCCGAGTTGTTGACGGTATTGGGGTCCGCCGTGGTCGGCGAGCTGGTGTCGCTGGCGTTGGTCAGCGCGCCCGCGGTGTTGGGCGCCGTGAAGGTGGCCGCGAGCGTCGCCGAGCCGCCGGGGGCGAGGCTCGCCAGGTCCCAGTGGCCGGTCGCCGGGTTGTAGATGCCCTGCGAGGCGGTGAAGGATCCGGGGTTGAGGCTCGGGAAGCTGGCGAAGCCCTCCTGGACGTCGACGCTGTAGGACGGGTCGTCGCCGTGGTTGGTGACGGTGAGCGTGTAGGTCACGCTGCCGCCGACGAGCACGGTCGGGCTGCTCACCGACTCGGTGATCTCGAGGTCCGACGAGCGCGGCGCATTGACGCAGACCGTCGCCTGGTTGTTGGCCGGGTTGGTGTCGAGCGGCGTGCCGGCGCGGACCTGCGACCGGTTGCAGATCTGGCCGGAGAGCTCGACGGTGGCGACGATCTGCAGCGTCGCGCTGGCCGAGACGGCCAGGCTGCCCGGGACCGTCCAGAGCCCGGTGCCGGAGACGTAGGCGCCGCCGCCGTTGTCGGAGACGTAGGTGAGACCGCTCGGCAGCGGATCACTGACGACGATCCCCGAGGCGGTGTTCGGCCCGTTGTTGGTGACCGTGACGGTGAAGGTCACGTTCTGGCCGACCGTCGGGTTGACCGGCAGGACGGACTTGGCGATTGCCAGGTCGGCCGCCTGGGCGGTGTCGAGCAGCACCACCTCGGCCCGCGTGCCGGCGGCGTTGTGATGGTGCAGGAGCAGCGCGCCGAGCGACCCGTTGGTGGTCATGTTGGCGGTGTTCCAGCTCACCGGCAGGGTCGCGCCGTTGAGGTCCTCGTCGAGGAAGTTGCCGCCGAAGTTGATGCCCGGCGCCGCCCAGTTGTAGAAGTACGGGCCGGCCGCTTCGTCATAGCGGGAGGCCGCCGCCGGACTGCAGTGATCGCCGGTCGTCGTCCGCGCGCAGCCGGCGTTGGTCGCCGGACAGGTCACGATCTTGTAGCGGAAGGTGGTGTCGCCGGCGGTCATGCCGAGCTGCGCCGGCGTGGCGCCGAGGACCATCACGTTGTTGAGGTGCATCGCCGTGTCGATCACCGACGGCGAGACGAGATTGACGAACGAGCCGAGGCCGAGAATGGTATTGCCGTTCGTCGTCAGGTCCCGGACGCCGCGATGGAAGGTGTCGACGGCGTTGGCCCCCGAGACGAAGATCGAGGGGCTCAGGTTGAAGATGGCCTTGTCGTACGTCCCGTCCTCGTTGGTGTCGATGCAGATGTCGTAGGCCACTTCGTTGAGCGTCGACCAGTCGGACCAGCTCGAGACGCCGAAGAAGACGAGGTCGTTGTTGATGTTCGACGGCGATCCCGGGAGGTAGGAGACGCCGGCGTACTGGATGTCGGCGTAGTCCGGCGCGTTCGCCGGGTCGGTGCCGGAGACCACCTGGAGCTCGAACGGCGAGACCAGCGATTCGATGTCGGTAGGGTAGGTTCCGGTGCAAGTCGGGCCGGCGGCGAGCGTGCCGGTGCAGAGCCCGGTGCCGGAGAGCGGGATGGTCGTCGAGCCGGTCGGCGCGCCGCCGGTCACGATCGTCGGCGGGGCCGCCATCGCCGACGACGGCTTCTCGGCCATGTAGACCGGCAGGCGGAGCTTCAGCGTGCTGCTCTGGCTGAAGGTGAGATAGCCCTCCTCCTCGGTCAGGAAGGAGCGCGGCTGGTCGCCGTAGTTCGCCTGGATGCCCTGGGTCGGGAAGAGCGACGGGTCGCGCTTCTGGTCCATCAGGCTGGCGTCGGCCGACAGCTGCACGTCGATCTCGACCGACTCGCCGGCGGGGATGGTGAGGCTGTTGCCGCCGGGCAGCGAGAAGGAGACGCCGGGGGCGTCGTTCGTCAGGTCGAAGCCGAGGTTGAAGGTCTGCGAGGTCGCACCCTTGTTCACCACCCGCACCTTCTTGACCTGCGTGACGTTGCCGACGACCTCGGGGTTGAACGTGACGCTCACCAGTCCGGCGTCCTCGGCGTTCATCGCCACGACGTCGCCGACGGCCGCCTTCGGCACGTCGACACGCCCTCCGCCGATGCGCGACGGGCCGAAGCGCGGCGCGGTGCCGTTGGGGAAGAGCGTCGTGTCGTGGATCGCGTAGTTCATCGCCAGCGCCTTGAGCTCCTCGACGGTCCAGGTCGGGTGGAGCTGGCGGAGCAGCGCCATCGTGCCTGCCATGTGCGGGCTGGCCATCGAGGTGCCGGAGATCGTCAGGTTGCGGACGCCGACCTGGATGCCGCTGGGGTCGAAGACGCCGGTGCAGGACGAGCCGCCCGAGGTCGCCGTCGTGCAGACGATGCCGGTCTCGACCGAGGTGATGTTGAAGCCCGGAGCGGCGACGTCTGGCTTCAGGCGAAGCGGCGAGCCGAAGATGCGACGCGGGCCGCGCGAGGAGAAGCTGGCGACGGTGTCGGCGCCGTTCTGCCCCTGCAGGGTGACGTTGACCGGCGGCGTGCTGAGGATCGTGTTCTTCAGCAGCGTACCGTCGGCCAGCGTGATCATCTCGGTGGGCGTGGTGATCGGAGTGACGATCGTCGCGTCGTCGGCCATCCCCGGCGGCGGCGAGCCCGGGGCGTTGTTGACGATGATCGTGCCGATGGCGCCGGCGTTCTGGCAGTTGAGCGCCTTGGTCTTGAACGAACAGGTGCCGCGGTCGACGACGCAGATGTTGCCGGCGATGGCGGCGGCGTTGGTCAGCGCGCAGCAGCCGTCCGTTGCCGAGGTACCGCAAGCCGCTGGCGACGTAGCGTCCTGCCCGATCACCGCGTTGGCGGTCTGTCCGCTCGGTGTCGTGCCGAACGCCGCGGCGCCGCCGAGGTAGTTGCCGGCGATCCCGGCGGGCGAGTTGACCAGCATCGACACGGCGGCGACACCGTTGTCCAAAGAGGCCGCCGTGGCGAGGACGCGTGAGCCCGAGCCCGGAGCGCCGGCGATGAAGAAGGTGTCCCCGGCGTTGCCGGCCGAGGTGACGACGATGACGCCGGCGAGCGCCGCATTGTCGGAGGAGAGCGCCGAGGCGGTCACCGCCGAGCCGAAGCTCGAGCCGAGCGACATGTTGATCACGTCGAGGTGGTCGGAGAGGTCGGTGTCGCCGTTCGGGTCGAGCGACCAGTCGATGGCCGCGGTGGTCAGGCCGGTGCTGCCGAAGCAGCCGAAGACCCGCAGCCCGTAGAGCGACGCCTTGGGCGCCACACCCGGTCCGACCAGCAGGCCGCTGTAGGTCGACGGGTTGGCATCGTACGGCCCGGTGAAGGTCGCTCCCCCGGCGGTCATGCCGTAGGCGGCCGCCGAGCCGGAGACGTGGCTGCCGTGGCCGTTGCAGTCCATCGGGTTGGCGTCGGGCGCCGGAGCGTTGGCGCCAGTGTAGGCGTCGCCCGCGAAGTCGTTGCCGCCGACGACCTTGGCGGTCGGGAAGCTCCCGCCCGTGGCCGTGCCGACGGTGGTGAAGGTCGCGGTGTCGGTGCGCTCGGTGGTGTAGTCGGCCGCCGTCGCGCCGGGGCCGCCGAATGCGGGGTGGAGGTAGTCGATCCCGGTGTCGATGATGCCGATCCGGATCCCGGTGCCATCGACGCCAGCCGGCAGGCCGATGGTATTGGCCCAGACGTTCGGCGCGCCGATGAACGGCACGCTGGTCGAATTGGTCGGGAACTCGGCGGCGATCGGCACGATTCCCTTGACGCCGGGGAGTGCCCGGATCGCCGCCAGGCGATCGGCTTCGACCGCGACGGCGATGCCGTTGAGGGCGTTCTTCACCCGGTAGATCTCGCGTGCATCGATCGGCGACGCGGCGAGCGCGGCCCCGACCTGTGCCTGGGCGGCGGCGATTCGCATCGCCTGACTCCGGGTCAGGACGGCGGCGGCGGCCTTGGCGTGGCTGTCCGTCGGCAGGGCACCCTTCATCGCCTCGGCGTAGACGACCGCCGTCGGAGGATCGACGAGCTCGACGAGGACCTGGATCCGGCCGTCGTCGGTGCGGGCGATTCCTTCCTGACGGGCGAGGCTCTCGTCGGGGTTCGAGACCTCCATCTCGGGAGCCGGAGACGCCGCCACCGGACGAAGCGGCGCGGCCGCGGCGAGCCCGCCGACCAGCAGGGCAAGGCACGCGACGATCGTGAGGACGGGGTCGGCGAGGGCAATCGGACGCTTGCGGGTTGACGGCATCGGCTCCTCCTGGAACAAAGGCAGAGTCCCTACCGGCAGATCGGGCTTCGTGCACCGAGGGCCGGCAGGCGACGGAAAGGCGCAGGCTTGGGTTGGCAAGAGATCGAGCCAAGCATGACGTCGAGTGGGCGGAGAGTACCGGCGGAGGTGGGGGGAGGTCAAACCCTCGGGCGCCGGCCGATGGGCCCGAACGGGCCGCCCTCGCCGTCGCGGGGACGCCGCCTCCGGCTCCCCAGGCGGGCGCCCTCGCGAGTCGCCGTCGAGGGACGGCGCGAGTTGAAGCCGTGCACTTCGAATGGAACAATCGGCTGGCCGGGAAAGGTCAGACCCTGTTCGGCTCGTCGGTTCAAGGAGGATTCGAGTGCACCCGTCTGCGGTCAAGCGCTTCTCTCGCCTCCTGGGATGGGCCCTCGTTCTCGGCAGCGCAGCCTCCGCCGAGTCGGCCCCCGGCCCCTCGCATGTCGTGCGTCTCGACCGCGCGGCAGCGCGCGCGGCGAGCCGCCTCGCGCTCGCGCCCCGTTTTGCCGCCGACTACGGCGGTTTCCGCTATCTCGAGCTTTCGGCGGCCGACGTCGCCCGCCTCGAAGGCGCCGGGGTGCCCTTCACGGAAGACCGCGACGCCGGCCAGGTGCAGATCGGTCGCTTCCGTTTCGACCCGCGGCGCGACGGTGAGTCGGCGATCGGTGCGGGTGAGGTGGCCAACGGCACGTCGGCCGGCTTTCGCCTCGTCCAGTTGCGCGGTCCCGCCAAGGACGAATGGCTGGCCGAGTTGGGCCGCGCCGGACTGCCGTTGCTGCAGTACTACCCGTTCGACACCTACTTGACCTGGGCTGCGCCCGGTGTCGCCGAAGACGCCGCGGCGCGACCGTTCGTCCGTTGGCAGGGGCTCGTCCATCCGGCCTACAAGGTCTCGCCGGAGCTCGACGGCCGCACCGGGACGATCCGCAACGTCGACGTGACGGTCTACGACGACGGCAAGCTCGATGCGGTGGCCGCCGAGATCGAAAAGCTCGGCGGCAAGGTGCTGCAGCGCGTGCCGGCGCAGCCCGATCGCACCTTCTATTCGATCGTGGCCGAGCTCCCGGCGAGCGCGCTCGCCGCGATGGCGCGCCTTCCGTCGGTGCTCTTCCTCGGCTTCCAGGGGCCGCGGCCGGTGTTCGATGACGAGATGTCCGACCAGATCCAGGCGGGCAATCACCCGGGTGGTGTGCCGGTCACCGGCTACAACGCGCACCTGGCGACACTCGGCGTCGATGGCTCGGGAGTGACCTGGGCGATCGTCGACACCGGCATCGACTACGACCACCCCGACCTCGCCTCGCGCATCGTCGGTGGGTACGAGTTCCCCGGGTCCTGCAACATCGCGGGTCAGCCCGGATCGGACTGTGCCGCGGGTGGACATGGGACCCACGTCGCCGGAATCGTCGGCGGAACCGCCGCCGCCGGTTTCGCCGATCCGTCGGGGTTCCTCTACGGTCTGGGGGTCGCCCCGAGCGTGGGTCTCTTCGCGATGAACTCGCTCTCGGCGGCTGCCTGGCCGCCGGCCGGAGGCTGGCAGGAGCACTCGAAGCGGGCGGTGCTCGGCAGCGCCGTGGGCGGCAACAACTCGTGGACCACCAGCGAAGGGAGCAACCACGGCTACCAGGCCTCGGAGCGCGCCCACGACCTGATGGTCCGCGACGGGAACTTCGACACCACCACGGTGGCGGAGCCGTTCATCGAGGTCTTCTCGGCCGGCAACTCGGGCCCCGGAGCGAGCACGCTGACGGCGCCGAAGGAGGCCAAGAACCTGATCGTCGTGGCCTCCAGCGCCAACTACCGCGTCGGCTCGATCGACAGCATCGCCAGCTCCTCGTCACGCGGACCGGCGGCGGACGGCCGCATCGTGCCGACGCTCGCCGCTCCAGGCGAGGAGATCGCCTCGACCCGCAACGACACCGGAGGCGACTGCTCGACGGCGATCGCCGGCACGAGCAACCGCTACGCCTTCTGCTCCGGGACGAGCATGGCCGCGCCCCATGCCTCGGGCGCTGCGGTGCTCGCCGTCGATCGGTGGCGGGACCTGCACGCGGGGGCGACGCCGAGTCCGGCGCTGGTCAAGGCGCTGCTGGTGGCGAGTGCGGTGGACATGGGAGCGGCCGACATCCCGAACTTCAACGAGGGGTGGGGCCGCATCGACATCACCCGCCTGCTCGCACCCGGAGTGCCCCGCGTGGACCAGGACCAGGATCCGGCACGGACCTTCGCGTCGGCCGGCGAGGTCTACGAGATGACGGTCGGTGTCCCCGATCTCGCCAAGCCGTTCAAGGTGACGGTCGCGTGGACCGATGCTGCGGGGGCCGTCGGCGCGAATCCGGCGCTGGTCAACGACCTCGACCTCGAGGTGGTATTCGGGTCGACGACCTACCTCGGCAACCAGTTCGCCGCCGGTTGGTCGACGCCGGGCGGCACGCCGGACGCCCGCAACAACCTCGAGAACGTCTTCGTGCAGTCGCCGCCGTCGAGCGCGGCGACGATCCGTGTGCGAGCGACGGCGATCAACGGCGACGGTGTTCCGTACAATGCCGACGCGACCGACCAGGACTTCGCGCTGGTCTGCACCAACTGCGCCGAGCAGGCGGACTTCACCCTGCGCGCCGTGCCCGCCTCCCAGGCGGTTTGCGCACCGACCGAGGCCGCCTTCGCCGTCGAGGTCGGTTCGCTGCTGGGCTTCGTGAATCCGGTCACCCTGAGCTTGATCGGTGAGCCGATCGGGGCCTCGGATGGCTTTTCGGTCAATCCGGTGACGCCGGCCGATCCGGCCGCGACATCGACGCTCACGCTGGCGAACACCGAGGCGGCGGTGCCCGGGACATACGCGATGACGCTGGTCGGGGCGGCGGACGGCGCCGACCCGAAGAGCTTCCCGCTCTCCCTGTCGATCGACAGCGCAGTACCGCCGGCGCCGTCGCTCACCGCGCCGGCGGATGGAGCGCTCGGCGTCGCGGTGCGTCCGACCCTGCAGTGGGAGGGGGCCGCCCAGGCTGCCTCCTACCGCCTCGAGGTCTCGACCTCGGTGGACTTCACCCCGTTGCTCGTCGACGAGTCCGGCCTCACCGGCACGAGCTTCACTCCGACGAGCGATCTGCCGAGCAGCGCGCGCCTGTTCTGGCGCGTCACGGCGACGAACGCCTGCGGACCCGGCGTCGCCTCGGCGGTCCACACCTTCGCCACCGTCACTCTGCCAGGCGACTGCAGCCTCGGGTCGGCGGCCGCTCCGGTCTATGCCGAGAGCTTCGACGGAGCCGTGACCGGCTGGACGCACGGCGGGACGGGCGACACCTGGGCGCTCTCGACCTTGCGCAGCCACAGCGGGACGACGTCGTACCTCGGAGTCGACGCGACGAGCGTCTCCGATCAGCGGCTGGTCTCGCCGCCGATCGTCCTGCCGGCGGCCGGGGCCGATCTGACCTTGCAGTTCTGGAACTACCAGTCGTTCGAGGATCGCACCGGCGGCTGCTACGACGGAGCGATCGTCGAGGTGTCGACGGACGGAGGCGCCTCCTGGACGCAGCTCGTCGCCCCCGCCCTGCTCACCGACCCCTACGACGGCCCGGTGTCGGCGAGCTACTCCAATCCGCTGGCGAACCTCGAGGCCTGGTGTGGCGATCCCCAAGGCTGGCTGAGCTCCGTCATCGACCTCTCGGCCCATGCCGGCGACACCGTGCAGTTCCGCTTCCGCGTCGGCACCGACACCTCCGCCGGGCGCGCTCCGGACGGCTGGAACATCGACGACGTGAAGGTCCAGGTGTGCTTCGTTCGACTCGCCGTCGACGGGTTCGAGTCAGGGGATCTGTCGGCGTGGAGCGCACGCGAGCCCTGACCGGCTCGAGGGGGGTCGATTCCCCTGCCGGCGACCGGTCCTCGGCGAACGCGACCGGCCCCCCGGGGTGGCGTGCTTCTCGACACGCCGAGTCGGAAACGCTCCGGAGCGCCGAGCCCGGGAGCGCTAGAATCGCGCCTCGTCTGCGGCCGCGCTGGCGCGCGCCATCTACGAGGAGCGTGCGATGAAGCCACCCGAAATCGTCCGCCTGTCTCCCGGCAAGCGGGTGCTCTTCCTGACCAAGGATGCCGAGCTCGTGAGGCGGCAGTTGCACGAGGGCCTCGACCTGCGGATGGAGGAGCTCACGCCGACCGATCTGCTCGACGACATCAACACCGACGTGATGACTCCCGCCTGGGTCTGCTTCGACTGGAAGCCGTCGGAGATCGCGCGCGAGGCGTATGCGGGACTGATCGTCGACGGCCGGCGGGTGATCGAGCGCGACGCGCTCGCCAACGGCAACTTCGAGGTCATCGTCTCCGGCCAGCGCAAGGGCACCGGCTCGTCGCGCGAGACGGCGGCGCAGGCGGAGGCTTTCGCCGGCATCCGCATCGCCATCGCCTCGTCGTTCGCGCCGATCCACGCGCGCAACAACATCAACCTCGGGACGCTGATGGGCGGTTACGAGATCCTGCGGCGACTCCAGGACGGCGAAGGGGTCCCGCTCGTCGAGTTCTGCGCCGGTCACGATCCGATCACCCGTTGCGTCATCGAGCAGGGCGGCCTCTTCCCGTTCAGCAAGGCGCTCGCCGCCGGCGAGGTGGAATTGCCGGCGACGGCCACCGGGCCGCGCCCGATGACGATGGCCGAGAAGATCCTCGCCCGGCACCAGGTGGGCGGCACGGGCTTCGTGCGCGCCGGGGACGCGGTGATCGTCGAGGTCGACGGCGGCTACTCGCACGAGTTCACCACCGCCCAGGTCCATGCCTTCCTCGCCGCGGAGTACGGGGAGGAGTACACCATCCGCCATCCCGAGCGCTTCGCCGTCTTCGAGGATCACCTCATCTACGCCGACGAAGTGGCGCGCATGCGCCCCTTCCTGCCGAAGATCGAGATCCTCCGCGCCATGCAGCGGGAGTTCCAGCGGCGCACCGGAGTGCGCGACTTCTCGGCGCGCGACGGCGTCTCGCCCGGGATCTGTCACGAGGTGGCGCGCGAGCGGATGATCGCGCCGGGGGATTTCGTCCAGGCGACCGACTCGCATACCTGCATGGGCGGAGTGAACAACGCCCTCACCTGGGGCGTCGGCGCGACGGAGTACGCCGCGCTCGTCCACGCCGGATTCACCCAGGTCGAGGTGCCGGAGTCGATCCGTTTCGAGCTCGTCGGTGAGCTGGCGCCGAACGTCACCGCCAAGGACCTGATGCTCCACATCCTGTTGCGTTTCGCCAAGCCGGAAGCGACGCTCAACCGGGTGATGGAGTTCACCGGTCCGGGGCTCGCTTCGCTGTCGATGGACGAGCGCGCGACGCTCGCCAACATGGCCACGGAGTGCACCGCACGGAGCGGCATCGTGGCGGCCGACGAGGCGACGTTCCGCTGGCTCGCGGCTTGGCGACCGGAAAGCAGCGACGACGAGCGAGCGCGCTGGCGCGCCCGCGCGGTCGCTCCCGACGAGGGCGCCGAATACGCCGGCGGGCTGCACGTCGTCGACCTCTCGCGCCTCGTGCCGATGGTCGCGCACCCGGGAGACCCGGACCACGGCATTCCGTCCGACCCGACGAACGGCGCGACGGTGGCCGAGGTCGGGGACGTGGCGATCGACATCGC
This genomic window from Holophagales bacterium contains:
- a CDS encoding DUF11 domain-containing protein, giving the protein MPSTRKRPIALADPVLTIVACLALLVGGLAAAAPLRPVAASPAPEMEVSNPDESLARQEGIARTDDGRIQVLVELVDPPTAVVYAEAMKGALPTDSHAKAAAAVLTRSQAMRIAAAQAQVGAALAASPIDAREIYRVKNALNGIAVAVEADRLAAIRALPGVKGIVPIAAEFPTNSTSVPFIGAPNVWANTIGLPAGVDGTGIRIGIIDTGIDYLHPAFGGPGATAADYTTERTDTATFTTVGTATGGSFPTAKVVGGNDFAGDAYTGANAPAPDANPMDCNGHGSHVSGSAAAYGMTAGGATFTGPYDANPSTYSGLLVGPGVAPKASLYGLRVFGCFGSTGLTTAAIDWSLDPNGDTDLSDHLDVINMSLGSSFGSAVTASALSSDNAALAGVIVVTSAGNAGDTFFIAGAPGSGSRVLATAASLDNGVAAVSMLVNSPAGIAGNYLGGAAAFGTTPSGQTANAVIGQDATSPAACGTSATDGCCALTNAAAIAGNICVVDRGTCSFKTKALNCQNAGAIGTIIVNNAPGSPPPGMADDATIVTPITTPTEMITLADGTLLKNTILSTPPVNVTLQGQNGADTVASFSSRGPRRIFGSPLRLKPDVAAPGFNITSVETGIVCTTATSGGSSCTGVFDPSGIQVGVRNLTISGTSMASPHMAGTMALLRQLHPTWTVEELKALAMNYAIHDTTLFPNGTAPRFGPSRIGGGRVDVPKAAVGDVVAMNAEDAGLVSVTFNPEVVGNVTQVKKVRVVNKGATSQTFNLGFDLTNDAPGVSFSLPGGNSLTIPAGESVEIDVQLSADASLMDQKRDPSLFPTQGIQANYGDQPRSFLTEEEGYLTFSQSSTLKLRLPVYMAEKPSSAMAAPPTIVTGGAPTGSTTIPLSGTGLCTGTLAAGPTCTGTYPTDIESLVSPFELQVVSGTDPANAPDYADIQYAGVSYLPGSPSNINNDLVFFGVSSWSDWSTLNEVAYDICIDTNEDGTYDKAIFNLSPSIFVSGANAVDTFHRGVRDLTTNGNTILGLGSFVNLVSPSVIDTAMHLNNVMVLGATPAQLGMTAGDTTFRYKIVTCPATNAGCARTTTGDHCSPAAASRYDEAAGPYFYNWAAPGINFGGNFLDEDLNGATLPVSWNTANMTTNGSLGALLLHHHNAAGTRAEVVLLDTAQAADLAIAKSVLPVNPTVGQNVTFTVTVTNNGPNTASGIVVSDPLPSGLTYVSDNGGGAYVSGTGLWTVPGSLAVSASATLQIVATVELSGQICNRSQVRAGTPLDTNPANNQATVCVNAPRSSDLEITESVSSPTVLVGGSVTYTLTVTNHGDDPSYSVDVQEGFASFPSLNPGSFTASQGIYNPATGHWDLASLAPGGSATLAATFTAPNTAGALTNASDTSSPTTADPNTVNNSASATTTVLSPATLSATKAVTGSFVPGGAVTYTVVLSNSSSYDQQNNPGDELTDVLPPQLALVSASASSGTALANLGTNTVTWNGVVPANGSVTVTIQATIGAGAALATITNQGSLAFDADGNGVNEAAALTDDPAVGGASDPTSFFVTSPAGISGRTKTVSGSFVPGGAITYTITLTNTSATAQLDNPGDELTDILPASLVLVSASATSGTAVATIGTNTVTWNGSIPGGGSVTVTIDATISSEAAGTSISNQGTVSYDADGNGTNETTASTDDPAAGGTSDPTVIQISGVLEIPTLSPIGIGVMLGLLALAALLALRRRPA
- a CDS encoding S8 family serine peptidase, whose amino-acid sequence is MHPSAVKRFSRLLGWALVLGSAASAESAPGPSHVVRLDRAAARAASRLALAPRFAADYGGFRYLELSAADVARLEGAGVPFTEDRDAGQVQIGRFRFDPRRDGESAIGAGEVANGTSAGFRLVQLRGPAKDEWLAELGRAGLPLLQYYPFDTYLTWAAPGVAEDAAARPFVRWQGLVHPAYKVSPELDGRTGTIRNVDVTVYDDGKLDAVAAEIEKLGGKVLQRVPAQPDRTFYSIVAELPASALAAMARLPSVLFLGFQGPRPVFDDEMSDQIQAGNHPGGVPVTGYNAHLATLGVDGSGVTWAIVDTGIDYDHPDLASRIVGGYEFPGSCNIAGQPGSDCAAGGHGTHVAGIVGGTAAAGFADPSGFLYGLGVAPSVGLFAMNSLSAAAWPPAGGWQEHSKRAVLGSAVGGNNSWTTSEGSNHGYQASERAHDLMVRDGNFDTTTVAEPFIEVFSAGNSGPGASTLTAPKEAKNLIVVASSANYRVGSIDSIASSSSRGPAADGRIVPTLAAPGEEIASTRNDTGGDCSTAIAGTSNRYAFCSGTSMAAPHASGAAVLAVDRWRDLHAGATPSPALVKALLVASAVDMGAADIPNFNEGWGRIDITRLLAPGVPRVDQDQDPARTFASAGEVYEMTVGVPDLAKPFKVTVAWTDAAGAVGANPALVNDLDLEVVFGSTTYLGNQFAAGWSTPGGTPDARNNLENVFVQSPPSSAATIRVRATAINGDGVPYNADATDQDFALVCTNCAEQADFTLRAVPASQAVCAPTEAAFAVEVGSLLGFVNPVTLSLIGEPIGASDGFSVNPVTPADPAATSTLTLANTEAAVPGTYAMTLVGAADGADPKSFPLSLSIDSAVPPAPSLTAPADGALGVAVRPTLQWEGAAQAASYRLEVSTSVDFTPLLVDESGLTGTSFTPTSDLPSSARLFWRVTATNACGPGVASAVHTFATVTLPGDCSLGSAAAPVYAESFDGAVTGWTHGGTGDTWALSTLRSHSGTTSYLGVDATSVSDQRLVSPPIVLPAAGADLTLQFWNYQSFEDRTGGCYDGAIVEVSTDGGASWTQLVAPALLTDPYDGPVSASYSNPLANLEAWCGDPQGWLSSVIDLSAHAGDTVQFRFRVGTDTSAGRAPDGWNIDDVKVQVCFVRLAVDGFESGDLSAWSAREP
- a CDS encoding aconitate hydratase gives rise to the protein MKPPEIVRLSPGKRVLFLTKDAELVRRQLHEGLDLRMEELTPTDLLDDINTDVMTPAWVCFDWKPSEIAREAYAGLIVDGRRVIERDALANGNFEVIVSGQRKGTGSSRETAAQAEAFAGIRIAIASSFAPIHARNNINLGTLMGGYEILRRLQDGEGVPLVEFCAGHDPITRCVIEQGGLFPFSKALAAGEVELPATATGPRPMTMAEKILARHQVGGTGFVRAGDAVIVEVDGGYSHEFTTAQVHAFLAAEYGEEYTIRHPERFAVFEDHLIYADEVARMRPFLPKIEILRAMQREFQRRTGVRDFSARDGVSPGICHEVARERMIAPGDFVQATDSHTCMGGVNNALTWGVGATEYAALVHAGFTQVEVPESIRFELVGELAPNVTAKDLMLHILLRFAKPEATLNRVMEFTGPGLASLSMDERATLANMATECTARSGIVAADEATFRWLAAWRPESSDDERARWRARAVAPDEGAEYAGGLHVVDLSRLVPMVAHPGDPDHGIPSDPTNGATVAEVGDVAIDIAYGGSCTAGKIDDLAFYHQVCAEAVAAGRRVATGVEFIIQCGSEAVESYAREQGFLDTFARAGVRLIRPGCGACIGCGPGVSERADQVTVSAINRNYKGRSGPGRLWLASPLTVAASAFTGRISAFEPGMFARGGASGPR